A single genomic interval of Saccharospirillum mangrovi harbors:
- a CDS encoding LuxR C-terminal-related transcriptional regulator: MTDALHPWIAPYKLVPPAQGVTLLPREALLQSLDQCQRFPVTLLHAPAGFGKTSLVSAWLAERDSDALWYSLDPADNDPNYFAAHFIHGLHQASDNGCPVSEALVRRGRVDRLDQLLAKAMAELAQRTQPLCIVLDGAQLLLDTTVLNALRLWLRSLPPTVHLILTSHQEPALGLSALRVRGQLLELGSEQLAFGRDELAALLRDRLNFKVADATLNTLLADTGGWPAGLALVCHSARSEADLLDAGRVLNAAGPHLETYLQQDVLDELPAAQRDFLSHVCVFDRFDAALCDRLLGQTSSQSLIDQLRHDGLFIVALNGRHGGYRLPPLIRQTLMRLTQQASPSEWRERCIAAAYACLDLGQTMQAAQLAVAQFNAELNRAVLHAAGMELYRSGQFQLVERLLAPLDAAQLGQDAPLLLLKSWIWLLSYREEEVLPLLQQAADTRPEYAVARAQVAINREDFDAAQQLASEALAELGDQGGVARILATSVLGQAALCAGELALAQQHLQAADRLARDGQYTQQQLWLRCLLADVHSVSGDLDAALAVQDDALQLARERCVEPLLHLEFLLRGRIQILTERGRWDEALHALETASDLIEPLGDYGLLNPLVLRGRLALARGRDSDLQPLVLQVRRLLNQHPYHSDWVAQAQTFLLAAEHRLSLPAEPLPPARHDSGGPPRNHFQHQLARNAAMQRWLNGEQKTALKQIRQLAQQAAKQPLRWPELHARLLSAVWADDAQAQADWQLVLPWLPAVRPLASLDLYRQLFSVDARDWSDWSLWWRLPPKPAHGASAVHGDPRLKQLNRAWVHGHEQVSPKEFEVLMLLGQGLTNDAIGQCLHVAPSTIKSHIRRLYRKLDVTDRAEARALVEKLLEGSSAQ; encoded by the coding sequence ATGACCGACGCTCTGCATCCCTGGATCGCGCCCTACAAGCTGGTGCCACCGGCGCAGGGCGTCACCTTGCTGCCGCGCGAGGCATTACTGCAATCGCTCGATCAATGTCAGCGCTTTCCGGTAACGCTGCTGCACGCCCCGGCCGGTTTCGGCAAGACCAGTCTGGTCAGCGCCTGGCTGGCGGAACGCGACAGCGACGCGCTCTGGTACAGCCTCGACCCGGCCGACAACGACCCCAATTATTTCGCCGCGCATTTCATTCACGGCCTGCATCAAGCCAGCGATAACGGCTGCCCGGTCAGCGAAGCCTTGGTGCGGCGCGGCCGCGTCGACCGGCTCGACCAACTGCTCGCCAAGGCGATGGCCGAGCTGGCGCAACGCACGCAGCCGCTGTGCATCGTGCTTGATGGCGCGCAATTGTTGCTCGACACCACCGTACTCAACGCCCTGCGTTTGTGGCTGCGCAGTTTGCCACCAACGGTGCATCTGATTCTGACCAGCCACCAGGAACCGGCGCTGGGATTGAGCGCGCTGCGCGTGCGCGGACAGTTGCTGGAATTGGGTTCAGAACAACTGGCGTTCGGCCGCGACGAACTGGCCGCGCTGCTGCGCGACCGGCTGAATTTCAAAGTCGCCGACGCCACGCTCAACACCCTGCTCGCCGACACCGGCGGCTGGCCGGCTGGTTTAGCCCTGGTCTGCCACAGCGCCCGCAGCGAGGCCGACCTGCTCGACGCTGGCCGGGTACTGAACGCCGCCGGGCCGCATCTGGAAACCTATCTGCAACAGGACGTGCTCGACGAACTGCCCGCCGCCCAGCGCGACTTTTTAAGCCACGTCTGCGTGTTCGACCGCTTCGACGCTGCGCTGTGCGACCGCCTGCTCGGCCAAACCTCAAGCCAAAGCCTGATCGACCAATTGCGCCACGACGGCCTGTTTATCGTCGCGCTCAATGGCCGCCACGGCGGTTACCGCCTGCCGCCGCTGATCCGCCAAACGCTGATGCGCTTAACGCAGCAAGCCTCACCCAGCGAATGGCGCGAGCGCTGCATTGCCGCCGCTTACGCCTGTCTGGATTTGGGCCAGACGATGCAAGCGGCGCAGTTGGCGGTCGCGCAATTCAACGCCGAGCTGAACCGGGCGGTTTTGCACGCCGCCGGCATGGAGCTGTACCGCAGCGGTCAGTTCCAGTTGGTCGAGCGATTGTTAGCGCCGCTCGATGCCGCTCAGTTGGGGCAGGACGCGCCGCTGTTGCTGCTGAAAAGCTGGATCTGGCTGCTCAGTTATCGCGAAGAGGAAGTGTTGCCACTGCTGCAACAGGCCGCCGACACCCGGCCGGAATACGCCGTCGCCCGCGCTCAGGTCGCCATCAACCGCGAAGATTTCGACGCCGCCCAACAACTCGCCAGCGAAGCGTTGGCCGAACTCGGCGACCAGGGCGGCGTGGCGCGCATTCTGGCGACGTCGGTACTCGGCCAGGCGGCGTTGTGTGCCGGTGAACTGGCGTTGGCGCAACAGCATTTGCAGGCAGCCGACCGGCTGGCGCGCGACGGCCAATACACCCAGCAGCAACTCTGGCTGCGCTGTTTATTGGCCGACGTGCACAGCGTGTCCGGCGATCTCGATGCCGCCCTGGCGGTGCAGGACGACGCCCTGCAACTGGCGCGCGAACGCTGCGTCGAACCGCTGCTGCATCTGGAATTTTTACTGCGCGGGCGCATTCAGATTCTGACCGAACGCGGCCGTTGGGACGAAGCACTGCACGCCCTGGAAACCGCCAGCGATTTAATCGAACCGCTCGGCGATTACGGCCTGCTCAACCCGCTGGTGTTGCGCGGTCGGCTGGCGTTGGCGCGCGGCCGCGACAGCGATCTGCAACCGCTGGTGCTGCAAGTGCGACGCCTGTTAAACCAACATCCGTATCACTCCGATTGGGTGGCCCAGGCGCAGACGTTTTTGCTCGCCGCCGAGCATCGTTTATCGCTGCCCGCCGAACCCTTACCGCCGGCACGCCACGACTCCGGCGGCCCGCCGCGCAATCATTTTCAGCACCAATTGGCGCGCAATGCAGCGATGCAACGCTGGCTAAACGGCGAGCAAAAAACGGCGCTAAAACAGATTCGACAACTGGCGCAGCAAGCCGCCAAACAACCATTGCGCTGGCCGGAATTACACGCTCGTTTGCTCAGTGCGGTTTGGGCCGACGACGCTCAGGCGCAGGCCGACTGGCAGCTCGTTTTGCCCTGGCTGCCGGCGGTTCGGCCATTGGCGAGTCTGGATTTGTATCGGCAACTGTTCAGCGTGGACGCACGCGACTGGAGCGATTGGTCGCTGTGGTGGCGGCTGCCGCCGAAACCGGCGCACGGTGCGTCTGCCGTGCACGGCGACCCACGGTTGAAACAACTGAACCGCGCCTGGGTGCACGGCCACGAACAGGTGTCGCCG